TTGCTTCTGCTTGGCCAGATGGTTTGGAAAAAGTAGCAGAAAACGTGGGTTTTATCAACTTAGCTGAACAAGTCAGAGTGGTAGTACCAACACCTTTGGCTGACTATGAGATTAAAGGTTTAGGGCAAATCGGCACAAGTATTGCCGGTTTGGTAGGTTCTACAGCTTGCTTCACTGTGGCTTTTGGAATTGCTAAAGTTATGAAACCTAAGAATGCTTAAAATTTCCTTGCCATTACGCTTGCAATTATCCCTCATTATTGTAATTGGCGCAGCGTTTTTAAAACATCATACTTGGTCTAATTTACTAGTATATGGGGCGATCGCCCTTTTATGGGTTGGCCTATTACAAGTACCCATTCGTAAATTAAGCGGTTTACTTGGTGCAGAATTAATTTTTCTATCATTGATGGCTTTGCCTTTGGGATGGGAAAAAGCCAGTTTTTTACTTGTGCGTTCCCTAATTTGTTTAATTACCATGAATAGTTTTTTATTAACCTTACCCCCCCACAGTTTGGGTATCGCCCTCAAAAGCTTACCAATAGCTGCCCCATTAAAAGAAAACCTGATCTTAGCCGCACAATACTTGGAAATCTTACTTTCAGAAGTAACGCAAATGCAGCGCAGCGCCCAATTACGTGGTTTAAATGGTGCAGCAGGATGGCTGCGTTATGCCAGTGCTTCCATGATTGGGGCGTTGTATCTTCGCACCCTCGACAGAGCGGAAAGAGTTTATGCTGCTATGGTAGCTCGTGGATATAATGGACAATTACCGATAGATTCCCCCCTCAAATCGAAAGAACGTTTTATCTTGTTAATAGCTGGGGTGACAGCTACTTGTTTAACCCTAAGTTCCTACCTTACTGTTATTTGAGTGGTGAATCTTGACATCCTTAACTTCTAATCCCCAAATTTCCCTCTCTCAACCGCATACCAATGTCGTTGAAGTCCAAAATCTGGTATATGCCTATTCGCACCAGCAACCCGTATTACAAGAAATTTCTTTTAGCTTACAAACAGGCGATCGCATCGCCTTAATGGGGGCTACAGGCTCAGGAAAAAGCACCTTATTAGAAAACCTCATCGGCTTAAAACATCCCCAAAGTGGCAGAATCTGGATTAACGGCATCCCCCTATTGCCAACCACCTTACCTCAAATACGCCAACAAATTGGTTTTAGCTTTCAAGATGCTAACGACCAATTATTTATGCCTACAATTCTGGAAGACGTTACTTTCGGACCCCTTAACTATGGTGTTTCACCCATAGCTGCAAAAGATAAAGCCCATCAACTATTAGCCGACTTCGGATTAGAAGCTTACGCCCACCGTTCCGCCCATGAACTTTCTGGAGGACAAAGACGTTTAGCCGCCTTAGCAGCAATTTTAGCCCTAGATCCAGCCATTCTCATCTTAGACGAACCCACCAACGGACTAGACCCAGCATGGCGACGACATTTAGCTCACGTGTTATTAAAATTGCCCGTACAAGTGATGTTAATAGCTTCCCATGATCTCAATTGGCTAGGAAGAGTAACTCAACGGGCTTTAGTCCTATCTACGGGTAAAATCCAAATAGACAGCGACATTCAAACACTGTTGCAAGATGGCAAAACCTTAGATAAATTAGGATTGCCATTAGATTGGTAAACTGCTCAACACAGAAATTCGTAATTGCGAATTAATAATCAATTGGCTTAATATTTAGGGGATTTTATTGCTCTTGGGATTTTAATGTTGTTTTCCCGTCATTCAGTTATTGCTCCTGTTAGCCTGAGCATTGCTTTGTTAATTACTAGTTGCAGCGAGACTAAAATCTCCCAATGTCAGCGATTAGTTACAGTTGTCAATCAGGGTACAGCACTGATTGATATAAAAAAAGGTCAGCAAGTATCAACTAGCTTGCAACTATCCAAAGACTTGAAAAATGTTACTAAGTCTATTCAGGAATTAAATTTAAAAGATCCCAAACTGCAAGAATTTGAAACCAAATTTATCAAAATCTTTGATCATCTTAGTGAAGCCATAGCCAAAGCTTCTCAAGCACTTGGAGAAGCTAAAAAAGCAGAGGCATCATCAGATGGTAGAGCAAAAATTGAAAAAGCCAGAAAAGAAATTGATTCCGCACTAACAACAGCCGCCAAAACTGCCGGGAAAGAATCAGATACTCTAGGTGTTCAATTAAATAAATATTGTAGCCAAGCAGAATCAATTAAAAATTGAGAATTAAAAATTAAAAATTGTAAGAGTTATATCCTTTACTCTTCCTTTTTTAGTTTTTAATCTTGCTAAGACCTACAGACTGTACAAATTAATCATCCACAAAGATAAGGACGAATTTATTCGCATTACGAAAAGCATTAATACATTGTAGTGTGTTTTTGTGTAATATTTAGGCACTTAAGTAGGTGAGCGTTGAAAATTGTCGTTATGGCAAGGCAAAAGGCAAGAGGCAAGAGGCAAGAGGCAAGAGTGAAAAGGGTTTGGGCGATTTTACATTTCTTTACACAGTTTGGTTTTATTGTGTTCACCTACTTACTGTTGAAGTAAAAGCGTGGCAAGCTAGATCGAAAATGAGAATTTAAAAAGAAATGCTAAGTTAATTTAAATATCTGAACACATAAATAAATTTGTATATAGTATAGTAAAATGTAACGGATACGTAAATAACTAAACCCATTAAGTCATGGACATAAGTTTAGAAGGTAGAATTAACAACACCCCTTTAGCTGAGAATAAATGTTTATTGCCATTGTTTGAGTGTGTAGTAAACTCAATTCATTCTATTGAGGATTCAAAAATCAATAATGGATATATTGACATTATTCTTTTAAGGGAAGGTAATCAAACAGAACTCATAGAAGATGGAAATTTATCTCCAATACAAGGTTTTGTTGTTGTAGATAACGGAGTAGGATTTAACTATATTAACTATATGTCTTTTTGTACTTCAGATAGTACATATAAAAAAAGCAGAGGCTCAAAAGGAGTTGGTAGATTTTTATGGCTTAAAGCTTTTACAGAAATACTGATTGAAAGTGTTTTTGAAGAAGAAAATAATTTTTACAAACGTAATATAGAATTTAGCCTTTTTTGCAAAGGAGTTCAAGAAACTTCTAAGCAGAAAATAGAACTAAATAATGAACAAGAATTTTATACAAAAGTTGAACTTAAAAATTTCTTAAACCCATATAAAGGAAAATGCCCTCAAAAATGTGAAACTATAGGCAAGCAAATTCTAGAACACTGTATTTCATACTTTATTTTAGAAACACCACCCAAAATTAGAGTAATTGATGGAAAAAAAGAATTCAACATTAATACATACTTTAATCAAAATTTAGAATCATTCTCGGATAATGATGTAATTAAAATAAAAGAATATACTTTTAATCTTAAAGGAATTAAATATTACAACTCATCCGATTCAAGCCATAAACTTTTTTATTGCGCTAATCATAGAACCGTTATTTCTGAAAATTTACACAACTATATTCCTAATTTAATTGAAAAAAGAAAAATTCGTGACAGAGAAGGAAGGCTTTTTACCTATCTGGCTTTTGTTTCTAGTGACTGTTTAGATCAATATGTTAATCAAGAAAGAACTAATTTTAACCTAATTCATAATCATGAGGGTTTTACAGAAGACATTGGACTTATTGCTTATAAAGAAATACAAAATGAATTAATTTCTGTAATATCTAATAATCTTTCTCCATTTTTACAAGGATTACAGGAAGAGAAACAGAAAGAAATCCAAAAATACATTATAGAAGAAGCTGTAGAATATCGTCCGTTACTAAAATATGCTACAGATAAATTAGAGTCTATAAAACCTGGACTCCCTCCAGAAAAGCTAGAAATAGAACTTCATAAAATAATGTCGAGCTATGAACTATCCCTGAAAGAAACGGGAGTAAAAATATTGAGAACTCCTCTAGAACACTTTGAGAGATTTCCTGAATATAGCAAAGAATATTATGATTTTCTTGAACAGTATAATGATCTAGGGATGTCTAAGTTAGCAAGATATGTTATTCATAGAAAAATCATAATCAGTCTGTTTGAAAAAAACCTAATTGTTGATTCAGATGGAAGATATAGTCTTGAAAAAGATATACATGAAATAATTTTTCCAATGAGGACATCTTCTGATGAAATCAATGTTTTTGAAAAACAAAATCTCTGGATAATAGATGAAAGATTGTCTTATCATGAGTATCTTTCCTCTGATCAATCCTTAAAAAGACTAGAAAATTTAGATTCAGAAAGTAATGATAGACCAGACCTTTTAGTTTTCAACCATCCTATTGCTTTTGTACCAGATGAAGAACAGCCTTATTCTTCCGTTGTAGTAATAGAATTTAAACGCCCAATGAGAGAGGGATATTCTGCATCAGAAGATCCTATTGCTCAAGTTTATTCTTATATACGCCAGGTTAGATCAGGAAAACACAAGAATAAAGATGGTAGATTAATATCCCTTCGTGAAGATACACCTTTCTATGCCTATATTATTTGTGACTTAACAGAAGAAATACAAACTTTTGCTGTTAATTCTTCTCTGACTCCAACACCAGACCTTCAAGGTTTTTTTGGTTTTAACCCTGGATTAAAAACCTATATTGAAGTATTATCATTTAACAAACTTGTTAAAGATGCAAAACAAAGAAATAATATTTTATTTAAAAAATTAGGCATATAATTAATATGGAAATATCGCAATAATTAGCTTTCCAGATTGTGTTTCTTGATTTAATCACAATTATCACAATGTCCACAACGCCAATTAGCAGTTGGTGTTTCAAAGCCAAAGGCATTTAATAAAAATTGCCAACGACACCTTTTATTAGTGAGATATTCACTCATTTGTTTAGTAGCTTGTAATTGTGTTTTTTCTGGATTTCCTGACTGCAAAGACATAGAATAATGAAAAGGATCAAGCCATGCCAATTGTCCATTACTATGCAGAAGAGAAAGTGCCACAGCACTATTCGGAAATTCTTTAATTACAGTATTTATTTCTCCTTGGAGTGGTAATTGTTTGGCTAATTGTTGAGCTTTTTGTTGTTGCAATTTCATTTGTGACTCAAAAAACTTCTGTCTTTGCTTATCCTCAGCATCTAAAAATCCCGTCGGTTCACTTACCAAAGTTAAAACATCAGCAGGTTTGCCATCTCTTCCTGCCCTTCCTATTTCTTGCACATATTCAGATAATAAATGTGGCGCATGAAAGTGAACCACCCAGCGCACATCCGATTTATTTATCCCCATCCCAAAAGCACAAGTACACACAACAAATGGGATTTTTCCACCTAACCAACTAGCTTCAATATTGCGGCGTTCCGTTGGACTCAATCCTGCATGATAACTAGCAGTTTGATAACCATTTTCTGTTAACCATTCCGTTAAATTTTCACTATCTCTTCGAGTCCGTACATAAATTAAACCAACTTGATTTGGTCGTTTTTGAATAAACTTTAATAATTGTTGTTTTCTCCCTTTAGGAGTCCAAGCAATTCGGACAATAGGATTTAAATTTTCCCGATAGGGATTAATCCGAAAAATCTCAGGTTTGTCTAATTTTAAAACTGTAGAAATAATCTTTTGGGCTAAAGGATCAGCCGTTGCCGTAAAAGCTGCTATACTAATTTTTGTTCCTGGTGGTTTTGATTTTAGCAAAGCTTCACGCACAGCCCCTAAACGCCGATAAGCCGGACGAAAAGTATCACCCCACTGCACTAAACAATGGGCTTCATCCAGAATTAAACCATTAATTTGGAGTTGGGGATTACATAACTTTTGCCATACTGCTGGACTGAGTAATGTTTCTGGTGATAAATACAATAATCTTAATTGCTGTTTTTCCAAAGCTTGCAAGGTTGCATTGCGTTGAGATGCAGTTAATTCACTGTGTAAAAGTGCTGCTTTTTGTGATAGTTGCCGTAATTCCGCAACTTGGTTTTCCATTAGTGCCACCAAAGGAGAAACTATTAAAGTCAATCCTGTTTTTAGGAGGGCGGGAAGTTGAAAACAAATTGACTTTCCCCCACCAGTGGGCATAATAATTAGAGCATCTTTTTGTGATATTAAACAGTTAACAATTTCTTTTTGAGGAGGACGAAAATCGTCATATCCCCAAATTGCCTTTAATGCTGCGCGAACATCTTGCCAAGATTGTGTTACAGGGAGATTCATTTTCCTAAAACAAAAGCGAAAAGAATAATAAAGGGAAAATCAAGATAAATATTCATCTTTACTCTTCCCAATCACCAATCACCAATCACCAATCACCAATCACCAATCACCAATTACCAATTACCAATTACCAATTAGTTCTTGATCATTCCATTCCAAAGTATCACCAATGTTTTCCCCATTATGGTAAGCAGCCAGTAATACTTCACAGGTTTTACCATAGGATATCGCACCAGTGGCATCAAGAGCGATCGCTCCAAAATCCCGATTATTCTTCTTTGCTTCTGTAAATGATCGCTGCATAGCCTCCTGTAGTGACATTCCATCAGTAACGCGCACCACAACCTTAGCCGCTAAACACTCATCAATAATATCTTCCCCAATCCCCGTACAACTCACCGCCGCCTGACTAGTCGCATAATTACCCGCTGGCATAGCTGAATCACTAACTCGCCCAATGCGTTCAAAGCCTTTACCTCCAGTAGAAGTACCAGCAGCTAATTTACCATAGCCATCTAAAGCCACAACACCAATAGTTCCCCTACCAGCACTTTCTGCCATTTCTGGTTCTGCTACTACCCCAGCCATGGTTCTTTTAAAGTTATCCTGGCGTTCTAGAGTCCACTCTTTCAAGCGCAAATCAGTTAAACCATTATAAATAGGCAGTTGTAACTCCCGCGCCAACTCAGCCGCACCATAATCGGATAAAACCCGATCATCAGCATCTTGTAAAAACAGCGCCATTTCAATCGGATTCTTCACCCGTGACACATTAATCACACCACTAAAGCGCCCTGTTGTCCCATCCATAATGGAAGCACTCATGCGGATTTGTCCATCAGATTGGAGGACAGAACCAGTACCAGCATTAAAGCGGGGTTCATCTTCCAACATCTGACAACCCCGAACTACAGCCTCAGTCGCACTTGCACCCGTCAGCAAAAGAGCATAAACTTCCGCAACAATCTGAGACAGAGAGTTGCGGACTGCTATTAATCCCCCCTTACCTTGGAGAGAACTACCAGCGCCACCATGAATAATTAATTTAGGTTGCATTTGTAAAATCATTTATTTTCTTCGTAGGGGCGCAGGGCCTGCGCCCATATATTTATTGGTTGGTCTAACTCTCATTTTTAGCCTGAGAACGACGACGACGGCAACGTTCTGAACAATATTTCACTTCATCCCAACAATCTTGCCATTTTTTCCGCCAAGTAAACGGACGTTGACATACTACACAGATTTTTTCCGGTAAATCAGATTTAGAACAAGTAGGACGCATAACGTAACAATAACGTAACAATAAACACGAAAAACATCATCTATCAAAAAATACATCTAAAGACGGATGACAAGGATTTTTTAATACTTGTGCTGTCTACAATTAACCAAGCAAAATTAATTACATAGGTTTTCCCAGATTCTACGATAATTTGCAGAAAACAGAATTTCAAGTCTGAAATTTCTGAAAAGGAGAAAATAAAAATGAAAATAGTTAATCGTTCTTGTCCAGTTTGCGGTTCAAAGGATCAGTCTAAGGAACTTCCAAGAAAAAAATTATCCCAATAAATGAACAAAAGAACCACAGAGGCACAGAGAACACAGAGAGAGAAGAAATAGAGAGAGTTTTTGCGTTAGTTTTGGGACGTATTTTTATTTGGAAGTCCCTAAAGTCTTTGCTGAGGCTGACTGTGATCTTAATCAATTAGACGGTTTTGCCTCTGCTTGTCGTAAACTGCTTGAATATATGCACTACAGACTGATATCTTGTCCAACTTGTGATGTACTGTATGCCAGTCCAATTCCTGAATTAAGTGAATTAGCAACCGCCTACCATGAAGCTGCTTTTGATAGTTCGGAAGAAGCTCATTATGCGAGTCGTACTTATGCCAGTTTTCTACCCGAAATTATGCAACATATTCCTAATTTAGATGGTGCGATTGATATTGGCACAGGGGATGGAGCATTTTTAGAGGAATTGCTTCGTACAGGGTTTACTTCTGTTATTGGAGTAGAACCAGAACCTTTCCAAGCACCTATTCTAGCTGCTAAGGAGGAAATACAACCATTAATTAAGCATGGTCTTTTCAGAGTTGAGGATTTTCAAGCGGGAACTTTTAGTCTTATTACTTGTTTTCAAACTTTAGAACATTTGTATGACCCTAAACAAATGTGTCAAGATGCTTATACTCTTATCAAAAAAGGTGGGGCTGTCTTTTTTATCTGTCATAATCATCGCGCTCTCTCAGCTAAAATTTTAAGAATGAGATCTCCCATTTTTGATATTGAACATTTACAATTGTTCTCGGAAAAAAGTGCTAGATATCTTTTAAAAATGAATGGTTTTACAACGATAACAACTAAAGTTATCTTTAATCGTTATCCTTTACATTACTGGGTAAAATTATTCCCACTTCCTTTAAAACTCAAGCGCTTCTGTCTTTCTTTTCTGAAGAAGACAAAAATCGGCTACTTACCCGTTTCTATTCCCGCTGGTAATCTTGCAGTAATCGGTTATAAAAAGTGAAATTAAACTGGAAAATTTAGACTTAAAAAAATCTTCTCAGTTGGGATTTTGCAAATTACCAGTTTTATAAATTACATCTACGAAATCAGAATTGAAAGAAGCAAAACATTTTTTAAAATTCTCAGATTCACGTAAAGCTATAATATGAATATAATTCTACGTTAACTGACTCATAACATAAATTGGATCTTTATAAATCATTAGTTGGTCATTTCCTATTTACTCTGGTGAAAACCGAACCGGAGTGGTTGCACAAACAAACCATCGGTAGTCTAAATTGGCTGTCGAAAGCCAGTTATTATCCTTATACCAATTGGTTGAATAACCTCCTTCAGCAATATCTGTGTTTAAATGATCCACGACTAGAACAAACTATACTGGGAATGAAATTTCCCAATCCTTTGGGTTTGGCGGCTGGATTTGACAAAGACGGCGTTGGCGCTAATATCTGGCATAATTTTGGGTTTGGTTTTGCTGAATTGGGTACTGTGACTTATCACCCCCAACCGGGAAATCCGCCCCCTCGGTTGTTTCGTTTACCTTTAGATCAAGCAGCACTTAATCGGATGGGTTTTAATAATGCTGGTGCTGTCGCTATGGCTGCAAGACTGAATGAGGTTAAAGAAAAGTCGAATTATCCAATACCCATACCTATAGGTATAAATTTGGGTAAATCCAAGATCACACCTTTGGAATTAGCAGCCCAGGATTATCTAGAGAGTTTTCGGTTACTCAAGGATTTGGGTGATTATTTTGTAGTTAATGTTTCCTCTCCCAATACTCCGGGATTGCGATCGCTCCAAGATGCTGCCATGCTCAGTCAAATATTGGACGGATTACAACAGGAAAACACCGCGAAAAAACCCATATTTGTGAAAATAGCCCCCGATTTAGAATGGGAAGCAATATCTGACATTATTGTTCTGGCTCAAGCTTACCAAATGGCTGGGTTAATCGCCACTAACACCACTATTAGCCGGGAAGGACTCAAAACCCAAATCATTAAAAAAACTGGCAAATCTCCCCAAGAAGAAGCGGGAGGAATTAGCGGTAAACCAGTGAGCGATCGCTCCACAGAAGTAATTCGCTTTATTT
The DNA window shown above is from Anabaena sp. WA102 and carries:
- a CDS encoding energy-coupling factor transporter transmembrane component T family protein, coding for MLKISLPLRLQLSLIIVIGAAFLKHHTWSNLLVYGAIALLWVGLLQVPIRKLSGLLGAELIFLSLMALPLGWEKASFLLVRSLICLITMNSFLLTLPPHSLGIALKSLPIAAPLKENLILAAQYLEILLSEVTQMQRSAQLRGLNGAAGWLRYASASMIGALYLRTLDRAERVYAAMVARGYNGQLPIDSPLKSKERFILLIAGVTATCLTLSSYLTVI
- a CDS encoding energy-coupling factor ABC transporter ATP-binding protein, with the protein product MTSLTSNPQISLSQPHTNVVEVQNLVYAYSHQQPVLQEISFSLQTGDRIALMGATGSGKSTLLENLIGLKHPQSGRIWINGIPLLPTTLPQIRQQIGFSFQDANDQLFMPTILEDVTFGPLNYGVSPIAAKDKAHQLLADFGLEAYAHRSAHELSGGQRRLAALAAILALDPAILILDEPTNGLDPAWRRHLAHVLLKLPVQVMLIASHDLNWLGRVTQRALVLSTGKIQIDSDIQTLLQDGKTLDKLGLPLDW
- a CDS encoding RecQ family ATP-dependent DNA helicase — its product is MNLPVTQSWQDVRAALKAIWGYDDFRPPQKEIVNCLISQKDALIIMPTGGGKSICFQLPALLKTGLTLIVSPLVALMENQVAELRQLSQKAALLHSELTASQRNATLQALEKQQLRLLYLSPETLLSPAVWQKLCNPQLQINGLILDEAHCLVQWGDTFRPAYRRLGAVREALLKSKPPGTKISIAAFTATADPLAQKIISTVLKLDKPEIFRINPYRENLNPIVRIAWTPKGRKQQLLKFIQKRPNQVGLIYVRTRRDSENLTEWLTENGYQTASYHAGLSPTERRNIEASWLGGKIPFVVCTCAFGMGINKSDVRWVVHFHAPHLLSEYVQEIGRAGRDGKPADVLTLVSEPTGFLDAEDKQRQKFFESQMKLQQQKAQQLAKQLPLQGEINTVIKEFPNSAVALSLLHSNGQLAWLDPFHYSMSLQSGNPEKTQLQATKQMSEYLTNKRCRWQFLLNAFGFETPTANWRCGHCDNCD
- a CDS encoding isoaspartyl peptidase/L-asparaginase, which produces MILQMQPKLIIHGGAGSSLQGKGGLIAVRNSLSQIVAEVYALLLTGASATEAVVRGCQMLEDEPRFNAGTGSVLQSDGQIRMSASIMDGTTGRFSGVINVSRVKNPIEMALFLQDADDRVLSDYGAAELARELQLPIYNGLTDLRLKEWTLERQDNFKRTMAGVVAEPEMAESAGRGTIGVVALDGYGKLAAGTSTGGKGFERIGRVSDSAMPAGNYATSQAAVSCTGIGEDIIDECLAAKVVVRVTDGMSLQEAMQRSFTEAKKNNRDFGAIALDATGAISYGKTCEVLLAAYHNGENIGDTLEWNDQELIGNW
- a CDS encoding DUF2256 domain-containing protein — encoded protein: MRPTCSKSDLPEKICVVCQRPFTWRKKWQDCWDEVKYCSERCRRRRSQAKNES
- a CDS encoding class I SAM-dependent methyltransferase — its product is MEVPKVFAEADCDLNQLDGFASACRKLLEYMHYRLISCPTCDVLYASPIPELSELATAYHEAAFDSSEEAHYASRTYASFLPEIMQHIPNLDGAIDIGTGDGAFLEELLRTGFTSVIGVEPEPFQAPILAAKEEIQPLIKHGLFRVEDFQAGTFSLITCFQTLEHLYDPKQMCQDAYTLIKKGGAVFFICHNHRALSAKILRMRSPIFDIEHLQLFSEKSARYLLKMNGFTTITTKVIFNRYPLHYWVKLFPLPLKLKRFCLSFLKKTKIGYLPVSIPAGNLAVIGYKK
- a CDS encoding quinone-dependent dihydroorotate dehydrogenase, with translation MDLYKSLVGHFLFTLVKTEPEWLHKQTIGSLNWLSKASYYPYTNWLNNLLQQYLCLNDPRLEQTILGMKFPNPLGLAAGFDKDGVGANIWHNFGFGFAELGTVTYHPQPGNPPPRLFRLPLDQAALNRMGFNNAGAVAMAARLNEVKEKSNYPIPIPIGINLGKSKITPLELAAQDYLESFRLLKDLGDYFVVNVSSPNTPGLRSLQDAAMLSQILDGLQQENTAKKPIFVKIAPDLEWEAISDIIVLAQAYQMAGLIATNTTISREGLKTQIIKKTGKSPQEEAGGISGKPVSDRSTEVIRFIYQQTQGQMPIIGVGGIFTAEDAWEKITAGACLIQTYTGWIYEGPIMVRRILAGLLTKLEENGLTSISQAIGMGNR